The DNA segment GCTACCTGCCCAACGGCTAATGCGTTAAAGTAATCATCGATAAAAATGATAATACCTAATAAAACCGGAACAAGTTTTGCCCCGTTACGAGTTTTAATACGGGTTACTGCCCATTTACCAAAAGCTCTGCTGCCACCGGAAGCTGTCATAAAAGCTGTTGCAACACCAAGTAGTAATAAGAAAGTTAGCAGATAAATATTACCTGTGTTGATAGCACCTTCGCTATAAAAAATGGTAGCAAATACAGTCCAAATCATTTGTATACCATCCATCACATTGAATTGTGTAAGCATAAAGGCTCCGACAATAATACCTGCTGCCAGAGACAGAATGACTTTTCTTGTTGCAATCACAAGAATAAGCATGAGTAATGGTGGAATAAGTGAATAAATCGTTCCTTCCAAAGTGGTTCCCCTCCATTTTATCTTAAGATGATAACGAGGTGCTTTTAGGAAGTCTACTGGAGATAAAATTGAGGAATTTTGAAAAGCTATTGCACACAAAAAAGACAATGATAGAAAATAACCTATCATTGCCATACAGCAGCAATTTGATTATCCTCCATTTCGATCAGTAGCGCACCATGCACCTTAAAAGCATGCATGACAGTGTAACCCTTGTTCAGGTGCACACCAGAATAAGGCAGCTTGACTGCTGCAATAAACTTCGGCAGGTCTTCCCTTTCATAAACGTGGTCATCGTTGTCATCCTCCCACTTGAATTACTAATGAAGTCCTGCGCCTCTACCTCACCGATCTGATAAGGTCACGCATATTTAATTCCTAAATAGTTTACCAAGATCTATCGTTTATTGCAAGCCTGTCATTGGTAGTGAAAAGGTTGGAGATTCCTCCCCTCCGTCGCCATTATAAAACTCAGGCACTTCACCCATAATCGTCCGAGAATCAACCGGAATATCATTAGTTACAACAGTTGTCTCAGTAGCAAAAGGAATAACAACTTGTAAGCTTACTTTAAAATTAATCCATAATTGAAAATGTGCAGCGTTAATACCGTACTCTGTTATTTCATTTCTAAATTGTGTCTGGACATCACCAATTACTTGCAACTGAACAGGCACTTCAGGTCCAAGGTTTGACAAGAGTGTATTATTTGTTGCCAATCCGATGGGGACTCTAATCAATGTGACCGGTTCTACACTCGGGTCTTCTTCAGACTGTTCAAGATCTGCCTCCAATGCTACATCCATTGGAAGATCATTTTGTTCCATTCGCCTGAGGAAATGTTGTACTCTTAAGGTGGTGTTTCTCAACGCTCTATTTACCACAACAGAATTCCAGCCCATAGAAACAATATTCCCTTCATTATCTTTTTCAATTTCCACCAAATCATCATAATTTATATCCTCAGAAATTTGTTTACTGACTGCTTCATTTATAGCAACCCTGGCCAGCTGGTGAGCCTTCGTTGTAGCAATTTCTTGTATGGCTGGAGTGATCCCTCGATCAATTAACCATAAACATGAACCTGTAATGATAGCAAAACAAATGAACGTGATAAGAATTCTTTTCCCTATTGAGGGTGGATTCGTCTTTTTAGTTCCCATAAAACAACCCCTCCTGCCCTATCTATATGTCAGGAAGGAGGGGTTTAAGCATCATGTTAGATAAGTTGTATCACATTTTATGAAATGTGCCATCGACCAGGCTATTATTGCTCCCTAAAAAATAATTTTACGTCCTTGCCACACATTTTTAAAAACCCAAAGATTTTGCAAGGACATCGCGAAGCAGTTCTGGCATATAATACCTTTTATATTCAGCGTAGGCAATCTCAGGAAAAAGCCTTCCGAAAGTAAAGGTATCTGCAGTAGCCAGGGTGTAAGTTTTTTGTTTATCAATATCCATCCCATTCATACGTACACTTTTGACATGTAATTCATCATCAGAACCTTCAAAGACCTCGATGTCAACACCTGTGAAAACCATTTTACCGATGACTTCACCTCGGAAACCTAAACCTTTCAAGCGGATTTCAGTCAATTTTCTTGTATGAGCCACTCGAATGACTTCAAGCAACTCATCCCCAGAAAGTTCGACTTTACACGGATTCATTGGATGAGGGCATATTCGATGAATATCTTCAGATGTCACTTGCCCTTCACCTAGATGGTCGAGCAACACACCAGCATTCAACATTGCGAGGTCTGCCCCTGTCCAATCCTGCATTCCTTTCGTAAACCTTTTCATAAGCGGCGTTTCCTTGAACCAGGCAATTTTTAAAGGATGCTCCAGATAGGCTACAGGAGTTTGCAGATGCTCCACAGCGCGTTCTCTCATCTTTTCCACTTGCTCATTTGCAAGACTATCCTTTTCCATATTTTCAGTCGATACAGCATAGGCTTCTTTTTTGCTTAAAGATTGTACAGCATGATCCCATTCTAATATAATTTCCCCTAAATGTGTGCCATGTTTGCCAACAGCAGTTAAGATGGAATTCCCTGTATGTTCACCATTTTGAAAAAGATGATGGGTATGCCCACCGATAATGACGTCAATCCCAGGATAATGTCTCGCAATCTCTTCATCATCGTACATACCGAGGTGCGAGAGCAGTACAACAATGTCCGCTTGTTTCTGTACCTCTGTTATTAGTTTGTCTAATATATCAAAAGGTGAAGTAATTGACCAGCCCAACATACTGTAAAATGTTTCAAATGGTGCAGTTAAGCCAAGAACAGCTATTCTCGTTCCATACTTCGTTTGAAAAATTTTATACGGTTTTAACCAATCTGGCTGGGGGGCTGTTTGTGACTGTAAGTTAGCGCAAACCACATCAAAATCAGCCTCCTCATACAGCGAATATAAATCCCCATAGGATAACGTGATTCCTTCATTATTACCTAAGTTTGCAAAGCTGTAGCCTGCCTGATTTAAAAGCTCAACATTTCCTTTGCCCATCAAGCCTTCTGTTATCGGGTGAAAACGATCCACATGGTCACCATTATCTAACAGCCAGTAACTTTCTTCATTTATATGATGTATCTTTTTTCTTTGATTGAAATAGCCGACAATTTGAGGCCAATTCTCAAAGTGGCTATGCAAGTCGCTGGTATAGTATAAAAAGATCTTTTCCTTCATTATCAGTCTCCTTATCCAATCCCTTGCCAAATTAACCGTATTCCGACTAAAATAAGCAGAATACGTAAAAACCATTCCACTGCTTGTCCATTTAATTTCCGATTAACAAATGCACCGCACATACCGCCTATGTAAGCACCCGGGATAAAGTACAAAGCACGGCTCCATTCCACATGACCTAAATAAATATGGGTTGCTGAACTTGTTATACTCGCAAAAAATATCATGAACATCGATGTAGCTGTTGCAATATGTGGAGGAAATCGAAAAAGCAGGATTAAAACTGGTACAGTAAGCGAGCCACCTCCAATTCCAAGCAATCCTGATAATACCCCCACACTAAAGGATAAAATGAAGCCGATCCCCAATGGAAACGTATAGGAAATGGTTTGACCATTTAGCACAACTACCCTCTTTATACCACTGATTGAGAATTTGTTACCCTCTTCCCGACTTCTGGGCAGAAAAAATAACAATGATATAACAATCATTACACTTCCAAATATTAATGCAAAATTATCCGTTTGAAAAAATTGATTAAGCCATGACCCGAAGATTCCTCCTGGAATACTCCCAATCAACAGGAGTAATCCTGCCTTCAAGTCTACTCGTTTATGCTTAATATACGACAACGTTGATGAAAGTCCTGTGAAAATCATTACAACTAGTGAAATCCCTACAATCTTCTGTGGCGTGACCCAATCAAACATATGATGGTGATCACCTAAGAATAAAAGAGCAGGCACTAATATAGACCCTCCGCCTAATCCTGCTACGCTTCCAACAAAAGATGCTAAAAATCCGATTACTAAAGCAATTACGATAAACATGGACAACCTTCTATCTGTATTAGAGATAATATTATAGTATCACGTTTTCTATGACGAAAACATGATTAGAAAGAGAATCCAACTCTTCAAGTGGTCATAAAGAGAAATTAAGGCTCGTTTAGTGAAGATTGTTGTTGTATATGAAGACCGCAAAAGGAAATATGCTCGCCTTTCCTCAGGGGGCTTGCATAGTTCCCTCTGCTACCTGTTGATCCGTCCTTTTATAAAGGTAAATAAATTACTTTAAATAGCAATAAACTCCTAGAAAATAGCCGAAATTAAAAAACCTCACAGATGTCAAACCTCCGTGCGGTATTGGTTCTTTTATTAGCCAATGAAACCTTCCATCTCGAATTTGAATAATGTTGAATTTTAATCTGTATTGTTTATTTGCTAAATACCTACCTCAAGCGATTTTAGAAAAAAACGCTTTTAAATAAGGCTCATCACCAAAACCTATGGTTGGATCCAGCGGCCCATGCAGATAATCTAGCTAGCTATGGTGGCTTTTCCGCTGTTGTTTGTGTGCTTAAGGGAGCGACTGTCTTTTATACATAGCCCCATCACAATAATGAAGAAGCCTATGATTCAGGAAAGTTAGGAGCGAAAGAAGGCTTAAAGTGAGCGATAAGCGCTGAAAACACACATATAACCCTCGTTATCGTGTTTTTGTTCTGTATAGCAGGTTACAGTTTTTCATTTATTTGGTTCATTACCATAATTACCTTCTAATGTCAGCCTTAGATTTTAATGAAGAGCCTTAAATAAAATCAAACTTCTTCAATCTAGGGGAGCACAAACAGGGCATAAAACATTCACCCGCTGGTTCTTGGTAAAGGGCGCCGCTTGCTTCCTGAAGATAGCACTGTTGCGCACCTCAATCTGACCGACTCTGTAACCACGGATACCGGTGTCATCATTGCGACGTATCGGTCAGCCTCAGAGCAATAATTATCGGCTCGGATAACGTCTTCCAAGTACAAACCACTCATTGAACGGTGGTTTGTATTTTTCATGCTTCTAAGTTCTTCACTAGATTTTTCTTATTCAATTAATTGGTGGCCCTATACATTAAGAAAACGCAATTCTTTGCTCCAGAATTGCGCCCTTCGTATTTGTTTTTTAGAAATAACTTTTTCCATCCCCTCACACATTTTATTACCGTATCACCTGAATTTTTATAAAACATTTCTTCTGGTGTTAATTATTTCGATTGGTTATGATTCGTAAACTCATGAGCCTGATGTAATACCAAATAGCTTCTGTTTTAACAGACGTCCGGTTGGTGTATCTGCCAGACCGCCCTCACCCGTCTCACGCAAACTTGATGGCATTTGTTTGCCAATCCGGTACATCGCGCCAATGACTTCATCACACGGGATCGTGCTCGTTACACCGGCGAGTGCCATGTCCGCCGATACAATCGCAAGTGATGATCCGCCTGCATTCCGTTTCACACAGGGCACCTCAACAAGACCAGCGACCGGATCACAAACAAGGCCGAGCATATTTTTCAGAGTCATGGCAA comes from the Halobacillus shinanisalinarum genome and includes:
- the yunB gene encoding sporulation protein YunB, which codes for MGTKKTNPPSIGKRILITFICFAIITGSCLWLIDRGITPAIQEIATTKAHQLARVAINEAVSKQISEDINYDDLVEIEKDNEGNIVSMGWNSVVVNRALRNTTLRVQHFLRRMEQNDLPMDVALEADLEQSEEDPSVEPVTLIRVPIGLATNNTLLSNLGPEVPVQLQVIGDVQTQFRNEITEYGINAAHFQLWINFKVSLQVVIPFATETTVVTNDIPVDSRTIMGEVPEFYNGDGGEESPTFSLPMTGLQ
- a CDS encoding bifunctional metallophosphatase/5'-nucleotidase, which gives rise to MKEKIFLYYTSDLHSHFENWPQIVGYFNQRKKIHHINEESYWLLDNGDHVDRFHPITEGLMGKGNVELLNQAGYSFANLGNNEGITLSYGDLYSLYEEADFDVVCANLQSQTAPQPDWLKPYKIFQTKYGTRIAVLGLTAPFETFYSMLGWSITSPFDILDKLITEVQKQADIVVLLSHLGMYDDEEIARHYPGIDVIIGGHTHHLFQNGEHTGNSILTAVGKHGTHLGEIILEWDHAVQSLSKKEAYAVSTENMEKDSLANEQVEKMRERAVEHLQTPVAYLEHPLKIAWFKETPLMKRFTKGMQDWTGADLAMLNAGVLLDHLGEGQVTSEDIHRICPHPMNPCKVELSGDELLEVIRVAHTRKLTEIRLKGLGFRGEVIGKMVFTGVDIEVFEGSDDELHVKSVRMNGMDIDKQKTYTLATADTFTFGRLFPEIAYAEYKRYYMPELLRDVLAKSLGF
- a CDS encoding sulfite exporter TauE/SafE family protein, coding for MFIVIALVIGFLASFVGSVAGLGGGSILVPALLFLGDHHHMFDWVTPQKIVGISLVVMIFTGLSSTLSYIKHKRVDLKAGLLLLIGSIPGGIFGSWLNQFFQTDNFALIFGSVMIVISLLFFLPRSREEGNKFSISGIKRVVVLNGQTISYTFPLGIGFILSFSVGVLSGLLGIGGGSLTVPVLILLFRFPPHIATATSMFMIFFASITSSATHIYLGHVEWSRALYFIPGAYIGGMCGAFVNRKLNGQAVEWFLRILLILVGIRLIWQGIG